From the genome of Flavobacterium luteolum, one region includes:
- a CDS encoding TonB-dependent receptor, whose amino-acid sequence MKIIMNAKVYLFVLFLSSLNMMAQQLGTVNGKVSLSGNKPAENIAVALKGTKYSDITTVSGHYEIKNVKPGTYTIVLNGVGIQPVEDKIVVNSKQVTTKNFSLSESQQDLEEVVIKKNKYKQDKPSLSLRLQTPVLEIPQNIQIVSGQTLKDQQITSMSDGVIRNVSGAVRLEHWGDLYTNITMRGSQIQAFRNGFNVVSSFWGPLTEDMSFVDHIEFVKGPAGFMLSSGDPSGLYNVVTKKPTGVTKGEVSVLGGSYDFYRVSVDLDGKLDKKGKLLYRFNGAAQQKGSHRPFEHNNRYVIAPVISYQIDDKTKITAEYNFQYANMTEVGSYYVFGPKSDGYATLPRNFTMTQPGLPDTNIQDHSGYLQFEHKFDENWKLTAQTSYFKYIQQGYSSWPSLVGPAEIDTDGDKIPDVFLDKGDIIRNVGIWDAESNMYLGQIFLNGKFSTGNVSHKVLGGVDLGSKDYIADWGQSHDLDTYANPFNVYNPNYGTPSNGLPQFDHDTPLSQRAGGLYGSKYAAGYVQDELGFLENRLRLTLAARYTWISQTSSYDEPQEDSHITPRAGLSYSITDDFAVYGLYDQAFTPQSGVVRSGDVKPLTGNNVEFGLKKDWFDGSWNTSLSVYNILKKNELTGDPNNQPNEQYKIVLGEKRARGVEFDLRGKIFDGLNLIANYAFTESIVTKIDPAVSEANKINVGDVVPGYAKHTANAWLNYTLQNGKLKGFGASIGGTFLDGRQTDTWSPGVVKLPTYFKLDGGLSYETGKIKVTANVFNILDRYLYSGSYYEWLSAYYWQTEAPRNFRVGVTYKF is encoded by the coding sequence ATGAAAATAATTATGAATGCCAAAGTTTATCTTTTTGTGCTGTTTTTGAGCTCATTAAATATGATGGCGCAACAGCTTGGAACTGTAAACGGAAAAGTTTCTTTGAGTGGCAATAAACCTGCAGAAAACATTGCTGTAGCTTTAAAAGGAACAAAATATTCAGATATTACAACTGTTTCAGGACATTATGAGATTAAAAATGTAAAACCAGGAACATACACTATTGTATTAAATGGAGTAGGAATTCAGCCTGTTGAGGATAAAATCGTAGTTAATTCAAAACAAGTAACAACTAAGAATTTTTCTCTTTCAGAAAGTCAGCAAGATCTTGAAGAAGTGGTAATTAAAAAGAATAAGTACAAACAAGATAAACCTTCATTATCATTACGTCTTCAAACTCCAGTTTTAGAAATTCCTCAAAACATACAAATTGTAAGCGGTCAAACCTTAAAAGATCAGCAAATTACAAGTATGAGCGATGGTGTAATCCGAAATGTGAGTGGTGCTGTACGTTTGGAGCATTGGGGAGATTTGTACACCAATATTACCATGAGAGGTTCTCAAATCCAGGCTTTTAGAAACGGTTTTAATGTGGTTTCTTCTTTCTGGGGACCATTAACTGAAGATATGAGTTTTGTTGATCATATCGAGTTTGTAAAAGGTCCAGCGGGTTTTATGCTTTCAAGCGGTGATCCAAGCGGATTGTATAATGTTGTGACTAAAAAGCCAACGGGAGTAACAAAAGGAGAGGTGAGTGTGCTTGGCGGAAGCTACGATTTTTATAGAGTGAGTGTCGATCTTGATGGAAAATTAGATAAAAAAGGAAAATTATTATATAGATTCAACGGAGCAGCGCAGCAAAAAGGATCGCATCGTCCGTTTGAACACAATAATCGTTATGTAATTGCTCCAGTAATTTCGTATCAGATTGATGATAAAACAAAAATTACAGCCGAATATAACTTTCAATACGCAAATATGACTGAAGTAGGTTCTTACTATGTTTTCGGGCCTAAATCTGATGGATATGCAACTTTGCCTCGTAATTTTACAATGACACAGCCAGGATTGCCGGATACTAATATTCAAGATCATAGCGGTTATCTTCAGTTCGAACATAAGTTTGACGAAAATTGGAAGCTTACAGCTCAAACGTCTTATTTTAAGTATATTCAGCAAGGATACAGCTCTTGGCCAAGTTTAGTTGGACCAGCTGAAATAGATACGGATGGAGACAAAATTCCAGATGTTTTTCTTGATAAAGGAGATATCATTAGAAATGTTGGTATTTGGGATGCGGAAAGTAATATGTATTTAGGGCAGATCTTTTTGAATGGAAAATTCAGTACAGGAAATGTTTCTCATAAAGTATTGGGTGGAGTAGATTTAGGAAGTAAAGATTATATAGCAGATTGGGGACAATCTCATGATTTGGATACTTATGCAAATCCGTTTAATGTTTACAATCCAAATTATGGTACGCCTTCAAATGGTTTACCGCAATTTGATCACGATACTCCTTTAAGCCAAAGAGCTGGTGGGCTTTACGGTTCGAAGTATGCGGCTGGATATGTGCAAGACGAACTTGGTTTTTTAGAAAATAGATTGAGATTGACTCTTGCTGCAAGATATACTTGGATTAGTCAAACGAGTAGTTATGATGAGCCACAAGAAGATAGCCATATTACACCTCGTGCGGGTTTAAGTTATTCTATTACTGATGATTTTGCGGTTTACGGGTTATACGATCAAGCTTTTACGCCTCAATCGGGTGTAGTAAGAAGTGGTGATGTAAAACCGCTTACAGGAAACAATGTTGAATTTGGACTTAAAAAAGATTGGTTTGATGGTTCTTGGAATACAAGTTTATCGGTTTATAATATCTTAAAGAAAAATGAGCTAACGGGAGATCCTAATAATCAGCCAAATGAACAATATAAAATAGTTTTGGGTGAAAAAAGAGCGCGCGGTGTTGAATTCGATTTAAGAGGAAAAATATTTGACGGACTAAATCTTATTGCAAATTATGCGTTTACAGAATCAATTGTAACTAAAATTGATCCAGCTGTTTCTGAAGCTAATAAAATTAATGTAGGAGATGTTGTGCCTGGTTATGCTAAACATACGGCTAATGCATGGTTAAATTATACGCTTCAAAATGGTAAACTGAAAGGTTTTGGTGCTTCGATTGGAGGAACTTTCCTTGATGGACGCCAGACTGATACTTGGAGTCCAGGGGTTGTAAAACTTCCAACTTACTTTAAACTAGACGGTGGATTGTCTTATGAAACGGGTAAAATTAAAGTTACGGCAAACGTATTCAATATTTTAGACAGATATCTTTACAGCGGTTCGTATTACGAGTGGTTAAGTGCTTACTACTGGCAAACTGAAGCGCCAAGAAATTTTAGAGTTGGTGTCACTTATAAATTTTAA
- a CDS encoding TonB-dependent receptor encodes MKFLFSFTLFIFSFVINAQSLNGIVNDSDGKASSEVLIRNLNSKTHAHTDVNGKFTLEGVQVNDSLVITKKGFSTQKIKLASLDFLTISLEEKPFLLEEVKIGNNLKYLNTISKIDFEIQPISNSQDLLRKVPGLFIGQHAGGGKAEQIFLRGFDCDHGTDINITVDGMPVNMVSHAHGQGYSDLHFVIPETVDNIDFDKGAYFVDKGDFTTAGYVGFNTKNALQNSSISFEGGQFDTFRTVAMFNLLNKENQSAYFAGEYMMTDGYFDAPQNFNRINLFGKYNAKMENGDRLAISVSHFKSQWDASGQIPDRAVNDGTISHFGAIDSNEGGNTDRTNFNLQYDAKIDENTHIKSSAYLSKYDFELYSNFTFFLNDPVNGDQIKQKENRTIVGFQSEYDQKLSEKWRFKLGAGLRNDNNKDVELSHTLDRKTVLDYLSLGTVNQTNLFTYSSLDFTSGKWLVNGGLRLDYFKFGYEDQLAATYTNQTQTKAIVSPKLNFLYTQNDKLNYFLKLGKGFHSNDTRVVVAQKGEKILPETYGADLGINWKPFPRMIINSAIWYLYLAQEFVYVGDEAVVEPSGKTERKGFDFGFRYQLTNWLFWNTDYTYTHARAIDEPKGNDYLPLAPKNTLMNGISVKDLKGFSGSLRTRFLGDRPANEDNSVVAKGYCITDFSVNYQIKKISIGVNIDNIFNTKWKETQFLTESRLANETDPVEEIHFTAGTPFNARLILKYAW; translated from the coding sequence ATGAAGTTCTTATTCTCATTTACCCTTTTTATTTTTTCTTTCGTAATTAATGCACAATCTTTAAATGGTATTGTAAATGATTCTGATGGAAAAGCATCATCAGAAGTCTTAATTCGAAACCTAAATTCAAAAACACATGCGCATACCGATGTAAACGGAAAATTTACCTTAGAAGGTGTGCAAGTAAACGATAGTTTAGTCATTACTAAAAAAGGATTCTCTACTCAAAAAATAAAACTAGCTTCTTTAGATTTTCTGACTATTTCTTTAGAAGAAAAGCCATTTTTGCTTGAAGAAGTTAAGATTGGCAATAATCTAAAATACCTAAATACTATTTCTAAAATTGATTTTGAAATTCAGCCTATTTCAAATTCTCAGGATTTACTGCGTAAAGTTCCAGGACTTTTCATCGGTCAGCATGCGGGCGGAGGAAAAGCCGAACAAATCTTTTTAAGAGGTTTTGACTGCGATCACGGAACCGATATCAATATTACCGTAGACGGAATGCCTGTAAATATGGTTTCGCACGCACACGGACAAGGTTACTCCGATCTGCATTTTGTGATTCCTGAAACAGTTGATAATATTGATTTTGACAAAGGAGCTTATTTTGTCGATAAAGGCGATTTTACAACTGCTGGATATGTTGGTTTTAATACCAAAAATGCTTTGCAGAATAGTTCTATTTCTTTTGAAGGTGGACAGTTTGATACTTTTCGTACGGTTGCCATGTTCAATTTGTTGAATAAAGAAAACCAGTCGGCTTATTTTGCGGGAGAATACATGATGACCGATGGTTATTTTGATGCTCCGCAGAACTTTAACCGAATTAATTTATTTGGAAAATACAATGCTAAAATGGAAAATGGAGATCGTCTGGCTATCTCGGTTTCGCATTTTAAAAGCCAGTGGGATGCTAGCGGACAGATTCCGGATCGTGCTGTAAACGACGGAACAATTTCGCATTTCGGAGCAATCGATTCAAATGAAGGTGGAAATACAGATAGAACCAATTTCAATTTGCAGTACGATGCAAAAATTGACGAAAATACACATATCAAAAGCAGTGCATATTTAAGCAAATATGATTTTGAGCTGTATTCTAATTTCACTTTTTTCTTAAACGATCCTGTAAACGGCGATCAGATCAAACAGAAAGAGAATAGAACCATTGTAGGTTTTCAGTCTGAATATGATCAGAAATTAAGCGAAAAATGGCGTTTTAAACTGGGCGCTGGACTTCGAAATGATAATAATAAAGATGTTGAATTATCGCATACATTAGACAGAAAAACAGTTTTAGACTATTTGAGTTTAGGAACTGTAAATCAGACCAATTTATTTACGTATTCAAGTCTTGATTTTACATCGGGAAAATGGCTGGTAAACGGAGGTTTGCGTTTAGATTATTTCAAATTTGGTTACGAAGATCAATTGGCGGCAACGTACACGAATCAGACACAGACAAAAGCAATTGTGAGTCCGAAACTGAACTTTTTGTATACTCAAAATGATAAATTAAACTATTTCTTGAAATTAGGAAAAGGATTTCATAGCAATGATACGCGTGTAGTAGTGGCGCAAAAAGGGGAAAAAATTCTTCCAGAAACCTACGGAGCAGATTTAGGAATCAACTGGAAACCATTTCCGCGTATGATTATTAATTCGGCAATTTGGTATTTGTATTTAGCGCAGGAATTTGTTTATGTTGGAGACGAAGCTGTAGTTGAACCAAGCGGCAAAACAGAAAGAAAAGGTTTCGATTTTGGTTTCAGATATCAATTGACCAATTGGTTGTTCTGGAATACCGATTATACGTACACGCACGCAAGAGCAATAGATGAGCCTAAAGGAAACGATTATCTGCCATTGGCTCCAAAAAATACTTTAATGAACGGAATTTCGGTTAAAGATTTAAAAGGTTTCTCAGGAAGTTTAAGAACTCGTTTCTTAGGAGACAGACCAGCAAACGAAGACAATTCGGTTGTGGCAAAAGGCTATTGCATTACCGATTTCTCTGTGAATTATCAGATTAAGAAAATTTCAATTGGCGTAAACATCGACAATATTTTCAACACCAAATGGAAAGAAACACAATTCTTAACCGAATCAAGACTGGCAAATGAAACGGATCCTGTAGAAGAAATTCATTTTACAGCAGGAACGCCGTTTAATGCAAGATTGATTTTGAAATATGCTTGGTAG
- a CDS encoding CPBP family intramembrane glutamic endopeptidase, with amino-acid sequence MSLFTPLLWILLIAPLIVIAYFKSEKTNLKYLLFFILYFLADVFLQASGKQLIDLDLKFNWSGKVLSLILGLIIIFSVSKEERIKIGFTSKTNSPASLKFGLLVFFGFTLFDIIFKLILFPKGNAFNLETFLFQATMPGLTEEILFRGISLWLLDKAFAPTWNYRGIKFGWAFVIVTVLFGVSHGAVLDQDLHLKFDIITMVYLTLISSLSVGILRQFSGNLIYSILGHNTINLINAVIRIL; translated from the coding sequence ATGTCATTATTTACGCCACTTCTTTGGATTTTGTTAATCGCTCCGCTTATTGTTATTGCGTATTTCAAATCGGAAAAAACAAACTTAAAGTATTTACTATTTTTCATTTTATATTTCCTTGCCGATGTGTTTTTACAGGCTTCAGGGAAACAATTAATAGATCTTGATTTGAAATTCAATTGGTCGGGAAAAGTTCTGAGTTTAATATTAGGATTGATTATAATCTTTTCGGTTTCAAAAGAAGAAAGAATCAAAATCGGATTTACTTCTAAAACCAATTCGCCAGCAAGCTTGAAATTTGGACTATTGGTTTTCTTCGGGTTTACTTTGTTTGATATTATTTTTAAGCTCATTTTATTTCCAAAAGGAAATGCTTTTAATCTAGAAACTTTTCTTTTTCAAGCTACCATGCCTGGTTTAACGGAGGAAATCCTTTTTAGAGGAATCTCTTTATGGCTTTTAGATAAAGCTTTTGCGCCAACTTGGAATTATCGAGGCATTAAATTTGGCTGGGCGTTTGTTATTGTAACGGTTTTGTTTGGTGTTTCTCACGGAGCAGTTTTAGACCAAGATTTGCATTTGAAATTTGATATTATTACAATGGTCTACTTAACATTAATTTCTTCTTTGAGCGTTGGTATTTTAAGACAGTTTTCAGGAAATCTTATTTATTCTATCCTGGGTCATAACACGATTAATTTGATCAATGCTGTGATTAGAATTTTATAA
- a CDS encoding sulfite exporter TauE/SafE family protein has protein sequence MTILTFTLIMILGAFLAGFIGSLSGLGGGIIIIPLLTIILGVDIHYAIGAALVSVIATSSGSAAAYVKEGITNMRMGIFLEIATTIGAVCGALLSTIAPTSFIAVLFGLTLIFSAINSLRKKEEHIVLESSPLAKKLKLDGTYPTHDGEVVKYGTKNVIGGFSMMGVAGMMSGLLGIGSGAFKVIAMDNIMRVPFKVSTTTSNFMMGVTAMASSVIYIQKGYIEPGICMPVVIGVLFGAMAGAKILVRTNPKKLRIFFACLIFVLAINMIYNGLNGKI, from the coding sequence ATGACAATACTTACCTTTACGCTTATAATGATTCTAGGAGCTTTTTTAGCTGGTTTTATCGGTTCATTATCAGGCTTGGGCGGAGGAATTATCATCATTCCGCTTCTCACCATTATTCTCGGTGTCGATATTCATTATGCCATTGGAGCTGCTTTAGTCTCTGTTATCGCTACTTCTTCGGGTTCTGCCGCAGCTTATGTAAAAGAAGGAATTACTAATATGCGAATGGGAATTTTCCTCGAAATCGCCACTACAATTGGAGCGGTTTGCGGTGCTTTGCTTTCGACTATTGCCCCTACTTCTTTTATAGCCGTTTTGTTTGGTTTAACGCTGATTTTCTCTGCTATTAATTCGCTTCGAAAAAAAGAAGAACATATTGTTTTAGAATCTAGTCCGCTGGCTAAAAAGCTAAAATTGGACGGAACTTATCCTACTCACGACGGCGAAGTTGTAAAATACGGAACCAAAAATGTAATTGGCGGTTTTAGTATGATGGGTGTTGCCGGAATGATGTCTGGATTGCTCGGAATTGGTTCTGGTGCTTTTAAAGTAATTGCAATGGACAATATTATGCGTGTTCCTTTTAAAGTTTCTACCACAACCAGTAATTTTATGATGGGTGTTACGGCAATGGCGAGTTCTGTAATTTATATTCAGAAAGGATATATTGAACCTGGAATCTGTATGCCGGTTGTAATTGGAGTTTTGTTTGGAGCTATGGCTGGAGCCAAAATATTGGTACGAACAAATCCGAAGAAATTGAGAATATTTTTTGCCTGCTTGATTTTTGTTTTGGCAATAAATATGATTTATAACGGACTAAATGGAAAAATCTAA
- a CDS encoding helix-turn-helix domain-containing protein: MKNKILTYSLTYHKSLFSNADQKEYFYIQTSEHPYISEPYRAESYAIEFLRKGSIIMQTGLERKVIHAPALITLGPSVIRSFSKNDDEILIDIIFFKPHFFLENQTNVFFLAQYDFFENNHSHLSQLAKTDENKFERIFNLIKEASENRSKNQASILRSYLYILIYEIDAIQEEKSITETHNPLFEQFKELLFKDFLNFRTVQHYADKLNVSRKYLSEVIKKHSGKTASDWISEMVILEAKVLLQHKKMSINQISDLLHFTDQSAFGRFFKNYERISPLEYRKKQND, translated from the coding sequence TTGAAGAATAAAATCCTCACTTATTCCTTAACGTATCATAAGAGTTTGTTTTCTAATGCAGATCAGAAAGAATATTTCTATATACAGACAAGTGAGCATCCTTATATTAGCGAACCTTATCGTGCAGAAAGTTATGCAATTGAGTTTCTGAGAAAAGGAAGCATAATCATGCAGACTGGACTCGAGAGGAAAGTAATTCATGCTCCAGCCCTTATTACTTTGGGACCATCTGTCATTAGGAGTTTTTCTAAAAATGATGACGAAATTTTAATTGATATTATATTTTTTAAGCCGCATTTTTTTCTCGAAAATCAGACAAATGTGTTTTTTCTTGCCCAATATGATTTCTTTGAAAACAATCATAGTCATTTGTCACAACTTGCCAAAACAGATGAAAATAAATTTGAACGCATTTTTAATTTAATTAAAGAAGCATCAGAAAACAGATCTAAGAATCAAGCTTCTATTTTGAGAAGTTATCTGTATATTTTAATTTATGAAATTGATGCTATTCAGGAAGAAAAGAGCATTACAGAAACGCACAATCCTTTATTTGAACAGTTTAAAGAACTGCTATTTAAGGATTTTTTGAATTTTAGAACGGTACAACATTATGCTGATAAACTAAATGTAAGCCGAAAGTATTTGTCTGAAGTCATTAAAAAACACAGCGGTAAGACTGCGAGTGACTGGATTAGTGAAATGGTGATTCTGGAAGCCAAAGTTTTATTGCAGCATAAAAAAATGTCCATCAATCAGATAAGCGATTTGCTCCATTTTACTGATCAATCTGCTTTTGGAAGATTCTTTAAAAACTACGAGAGAATTTCGCCTTTAGAATATCGGAAAAAACAAAACGATTAA
- a CDS encoding DoxX family protein has translation MISKNTDLGLLLLRLSTGGLMLFHGVSKLIHGISFLVDNMGAFGYAVYIGEVLAPIAILLGFRTRIAAVLLAITCVVAVATAHAQDIFTISDHGGYALELLMLYLFGALALFFTGAGKFAVSKNNQWD, from the coding sequence ATGATTTCAAAAAACACTGACCTTGGATTATTGTTATTGCGTTTAAGTACTGGTGGATTAATGCTTTTTCACGGTGTTTCTAAACTGATTCACGGAATTTCGTTCCTTGTAGATAACATGGGCGCATTTGGCTATGCCGTTTACATTGGCGAAGTTTTAGCTCCAATTGCTATTTTATTAGGATTCAGAACTAGAATTGCGGCGGTTCTTTTGGCAATAACTTGTGTGGTTGCAGTTGCAACGGCTCACGCTCAGGACATTTTCACCATTAGCGATCATGGAGGTTATGCGTTAGAATTGTTAATGCTTTATCTTTTTGGTGCCCTTGCATTGTTCTTTACAGGAGCTGGTAAATTTGCCGTTTCTAAAAACAATCAGTGGGACTAA
- a CDS encoding GNAT family N-acetyltransferase, translated as MNIRKAEKSDSKYIAPILLLAMEDIIYKFIAKEDYAVAKDFLQHFVESENNQYSYQNCFVAEENNEIIGAVNIYNGADIEELRAPIIEYVRKHHNPDFDPELETRAGEYYIDSLGVNPKYQGKGIGSQLLQFLIDKYVHKNKEVLGLLVEEDNPSAKKLYLKLGFKVVGNKTLVKKNLEHLQIKN; from the coding sequence ATGAATATACGAAAAGCCGAAAAATCAGACTCAAAATATATTGCTCCTATATTATTATTAGCAATGGAAGACATTATCTATAAATTTATTGCAAAGGAAGATTACGCTGTAGCGAAAGATTTTCTGCAGCATTTTGTCGAAAGTGAAAACAATCAGTATTCTTATCAAAACTGTTTTGTAGCAGAAGAGAATAACGAAATTATTGGTGCAGTAAATATTTATAATGGTGCAGACATTGAAGAATTGCGCGCGCCTATAATCGAATATGTTCGCAAACACCACAATCCTGACTTTGATCCAGAATTGGAAACCCGTGCTGGAGAGTATTATATTGATTCTTTAGGCGTGAATCCGAAATATCAGGGAAAAGGAATTGGTTCTCAATTATTGCAATTTTTGATTGATAAATACGTTCATAAAAATAAAGAGGTTTTAGGTCTACTGGTTGAAGAGGACAATCCGAGTGCTAAAAAACTGTATTTAAAGCTTGGTTTTAAAGTAGTTGGAAACAAAACTTTGGTTAAGAAGAACCTGGAACATCTTCAAATCAAAAATTAA
- a CDS encoding zinc-binding alcohol dehydrogenase family protein: MKAIGFKTSLPIENPESFIEFEAVKPIPGPHDLLVKIDAISVNPVDFKIRQNSANDTVLETPKIIGWDAVGIVQAVGQDVTLFEVGDPVYYAGDITKQGSNAEYQIIDERIVGRKPKSLSVEEAAVIPLTALTAWEILFDRIRITADKDKGKTILIIGGAGGVGSIAIQLAKKIAGLTVIATASRSETIDWCKQQGADFVVDHKDLVSSVREAGFEYFDFILDFVDTNAYWDIMTELIKPQGHIASITGSSDPVALNKLKSKSVSFSWELMYTRSMYQTEDMVEQHNILNIVADLLDDGILKTTLKTTLNGLSVENLKKAHELLESGRTIGKIAIKF; encoded by the coding sequence ATGAAAGCAATAGGATTTAAAACATCATTACCCATAGAAAACCCAGAAAGTTTTATCGAATTTGAAGCCGTAAAACCAATTCCTGGACCACACGATTTATTAGTTAAAATTGATGCGATTTCAGTAAATCCAGTCGATTTTAAGATTCGCCAGAATAGTGCAAACGATACCGTTCTTGAAACTCCCAAAATTATTGGCTGGGATGCTGTCGGAATCGTTCAGGCGGTTGGACAAGATGTTACTTTGTTTGAAGTTGGAGATCCTGTATATTATGCAGGAGATATTACCAAACAAGGAAGCAATGCCGAATATCAGATTATCGACGAAAGAATTGTGGGCAGAAAACCTAAATCACTAAGTGTGGAGGAAGCAGCTGTAATTCCGTTAACCGCTTTAACCGCTTGGGAAATTTTATTTGACAGAATCAGAATTACAGCAGATAAAGACAAAGGAAAAACGATTCTGATTATTGGTGGAGCAGGAGGAGTGGGGTCGATTGCCATTCAATTGGCTAAGAAAATCGCTGGCTTAACTGTTATTGCAACAGCGTCGCGTTCTGAAACGATTGATTGGTGCAAACAGCAGGGCGCTGACTTTGTAGTAGATCACAAAGACCTTGTTTCATCTGTTCGTGAAGCTGGTTTTGAGTATTTTGACTTTATTTTAGATTTTGTAGATACCAATGCGTATTGGGACATAATGACTGAATTGATAAAACCTCAAGGACATATTGCTTCAATTACGGGTAGCAGCGATCCTGTTGCATTAAACAAACTAAAAAGCAAAAGTGTTTCTTTTTCGTGGGAGTTGATGTACACGCGTTCGATGTATCAAACGGAAGATATGGTAGAACAGCATAATATTTTGAATATCGTAGCCGATTTATTAGATGACGGCATCTTAAAAACAACTTTAAAGACAACCTTAAACGGACTTTCGGTTGAAAATCTAAAAAAAGCGCACGAACTTTTGGAGTCTGGGCGAACAATTGGAAAGATTGCTATTAAGTTTTAA
- a CDS encoding DUF1634 domain-containing protein, which produces MEKSNMVQEEKFGEKDFQTIIGNLLRYGVWISLSVAFIGGIVYLLHNGNQIEDYSVFKENDRNIFEVIAAIYNGAIQGNGESLIFTGIIFLFMTPVLRVLLSLFSFLLEKDYLYVGITLIVIIIIIISISFGFSH; this is translated from the coding sequence ATGGAAAAATCTAATATGGTACAGGAAGAAAAATTTGGAGAAAAAGATTTTCAGACAATTATAGGAAACTTACTTCGTTACGGAGTTTGGATTTCGTTATCGGTAGCTTTTATTGGCGGAATTGTTTATTTGCTTCATAACGGAAATCAGATTGAGGATTATTCTGTTTTTAAAGAAAACGACCGAAATATATTTGAAGTAATCGCTGCAATTTACAACGGAGCAATTCAAGGAAACGGAGAATCATTAATATTTACAGGAATTATTTTCTTGTTCATGACACCTGTTTTACGTGTGCTGCTTTCGTTATTTTCATTTTTATTGGAAAAAGATTATTTATACGTTGGCATTACATTAATTGTAATCATAATTATCATTATCAGTATATCCTTTGGTTTCTCACATTAA
- a CDS encoding DoxX family membrane protein yields the protein MKNITILEAGLILRIVLGITMLSAVADRFGVWGAPGSNAVAWGNWENFVIYTQTLNSFANRATAEVLAGVATFFEVLLSLLLLFGFKTRLAALGTTILMFFFAFAMSVSVSVKAPLDYSVWTSCAAALLLANIGKTSYAVDNRI from the coding sequence ATGAAAAACATCACAATATTAGAAGCAGGTTTAATTTTAAGAATAGTTTTAGGAATCACAATGCTTTCGGCCGTAGCAGACCGATTTGGAGTTTGGGGCGCACCAGGATCTAACGCAGTCGCCTGGGGAAATTGGGAAAACTTTGTTATCTACACACAAACCCTAAATTCTTTTGCCAACAGAGCCACAGCAGAAGTTCTTGCAGGAGTTGCCACTTTCTTTGAAGTTTTACTGAGTCTTCTACTATTATTTGGTTTCAAAACCAGACTTGCCGCTTTAGGAACTACCATTTTAATGTTCTTTTTTGCTTTTGCCATGTCGGTTTCCGTTTCTGTAAAAGCGCCTCTTGATTATTCTGTTTGGACAAGTTGTGCGGCAGCTTTACTATTGGCTAATATTGGAAAAACATCTTATGCTGTTGACAATAGAATATAG